GAAGTTGATAAATACTGGTTCATTTGGGGTACGTCTCCTGGAATGTGTCGGTTGCACGCGACATCGGTGCTTTGGTTTTGGTTCCGCCTGTAAAATGGTTAGAATTCGATAACTCTAGAAAAATTACTGGTGACTTCCAGTTTACTTAATTACCCTTTTTTTCTAACTTTAGCTTTCATTATTTCAACTTCCTTATATATATTCTctggtaatctgccgacacacacacaagcacatgtATGAAAGAGGTGAACAAATGTCGCGTTCCCCTTGATCTTGAGTAAAACACCCAATATATACTACAACCACTTTGTACCACAACAGTGTGCCAGCAAGCTCAATATGCGAAGCATCATCTGAAAGTGTGCAGCTGTCAATGGGTGCATAaaataatttgtttcataaacaagaagaggcatttattcgttGGTGTAACCTAAAAGTGGTTTTAATCTCATTTTTTCATTGTGAAACTGCAGACCGACGCGCATATTCCATTGCGGTCTATGGCGGTTCCGCCTtgtttttcctctagcaatatggccgctgccggcttcacttgctcccgttGGTGGTGGCCGGCACGCGCGCGGCCGGGACGATGCTGACACACGGAGCTGACACCTCCgtgatgctgacacctctccttctagccaccatactgtGGTGCCTATTGACGGTTTCAaggttgcaagcgttgtaccccaaaaAACTTCGGGTCatctcatttaccagctcctaacattgatactgaaagcacgttttcaagttttttttttaagggtaACAAAATTCTCTCATTAGTTTTTTATATAAAAGAGATGTGCGTGGAAAGTTCAAAGGAACATCTTATAAGCTTTATgcagctcaaaagaacatttatttgaatatattttgctaaGTAAAGGTAGATAACTataaaatcagcgggctattttcaaaagctcttcttgcatatcagtagacgaaaccggatgtcatcaaaaGCCTGTgcttgtaaacagtgaaagggtctatagttCTTCTTTGGGAGACGCCTTtatcctgcagtagacgtagtcaggctgaagatGATATTAACTCTATGGTTTCGCCTCGCCGCCTGGGCGCCTCTGGGCTGTTCTTAGTGCACGTGACCCTGGTGACAAGTGGTCTCTTCGTTTTGGCTGCACCGGCTGAACCAGTTCAAAGGGTGCAGCACCTTCGTCCTCGTTTTGCCGGAGCAGCGCGCGCCCTCTGTCGCACCCTCTGCACTGGCTCCCTCGTTTTGTCTAGgtgtaagcctagttcctgacgagttctgtaccggcgtgcacgcactccaaagcaggtgcagagtagtgcagcatggcgggcgtccccccaaggccagagcagacgacgttgcaaatagttgttcagggcgttcaaaaggaagttaaggcacttcacaatcccgacgggtcatttatgacggacgccaacggttacgtctatgaggcatcaggtaagtcaggctgcatgcattgccaaaaaacgtggttagcggccaggagtcgtagtcggtcagcaaacagcctcgtagcattgcttatgctatgtcggtatttttaatcttggttttcgcccttgcagacggcaagcgcgttacgttgcggttcatggcagggaatcgtgaaaatgacccccctccggcacaaccgccgacgccttctcctgcctgcgacggcgacgttgacagcgatggggctttagccgcatttccagcagcagccgcgtcggctgaagatgtggaagagctttggagcgcccgaaaaacaaggttcttcatcgccaaatactcggaaatgaaggacttggtgggaaaaaccagggcacttcggtatgtcatcctatgtccaaaattatttgcagctttttattattccgtttcactctaggcaagcaccaacaagataagggcgcatgaagttcacaatggcgatggttattgttgcctacattttactgccagcaatttacattttactgcccccccccactgaaaaaaaattttggctatgcgcctgactgtgacatatacgtttacatatacacacaaacagtatgtatagtcacgcacatatatacacaacgaaggcattcgtaatgtttcattaagtcaagtgatcttcaaaaacagcgacggtgcttttgtgttgggcattgcacaaccgctgtcttgccgaaaaggtgcagcacctccaagctcaagccatgttgcaagtgtagtgctgccttgagaatttgcactagagggaattgcatgttgttattctgaggcacatctctagcaagtctcgccctgcagtccttgtgtcttcactgtctgtccgcatttctctcgcactgccacttttcaagatggtgcagctcattgttaaaagagatatgcttcttgacacgtgctaccctatctttgaacctagactgcgccgtcgtgtcagcaaacaaggttgcgcagctgcatgttttacaatgcaaagacaggttagaatatggctgtctccttagtgaagctttatgatccaaaagagtgatttacacaatgttcaacttctccaacataatgcttcccgcacaaaaagaacgttcgcagttatcagaagtgtgtgaatagtgaatttcggaacctaatcaagtaagagtcaaatagtaatggcaccaaatagaatacaaatagtaattgaatactgtttgaatagtaagtagaccattttcaaaacagccttagaacagaacattttatttgaaacaaatagtcacaaactttcgacaaaggccattacagtcagtttgaatctactcaaaataccacaattacgaaaactaaggtaatctcgtatgcagcaggaactagaatattcgtaacattttgtaattgtaggttcaactacggcattgactagcgttatcaacgtgagactttgtcacctcactttaaataaaattgggacacaaaaacaaaacaatttacaaccaaacattgcagatacaactaaatatgtaacggagcagatcaacccgtcatcacaacatggcctgcgcactaaaagcggataacaatgggcgttgaaatttacatctgcaagaacaatttacgcaaacgcaaaacttgtatctgttgctagtcgtgaagctgcaagcactcgtagttcccacctttggttattacaagacgaagacaggagctgataaatgcgatacagctaaagtgcagtaaaaattgagcaagaatggagctttcagaagcgcattcattcgacaatcaatatagtgtaggtagtcttgcaaaagcttgggctgcgtacaggtcacattagggattgaaagaatgacttgtagctgtttcgttgttttggggttctcccgccagtgccgattattaaaagaatatttgttacttagaatatgtgcaattcgattcgacttaggaaccgaatacagtgctgtttgattcattatccaaaattttcgaataatcgaacatccctagcaattatccctgaaagctacacatatgaagtactaaggaaaggttcatgtgctactgcaagacttgggtcacgttacgtcgcttccttctttcctactaactgtgctttgcttttttgtttagcacaagaaggcttctgtggaagaagttggctgaggccatcaatacggagttcttgtgcaacgtgactgccacacaagtggaaaacaaatggaagtcgctggacagagcatataaaaagtcaaaaaaagacaacaattcttcaggtcaccaccgtgtgaactgtgaatatgaagagtaagttacgattgtgtcttcatatcttcagtgattctcatagtgtctattacagagagctggcagaagtcttggaaaaagaacatagtgtaaatccaaggctgctcttggagcctggaaaaacaatcctgcctagtgcaagtccagagtaagtaaaaattacttaatttgtgctgtagcctggaaatgacatggcacctgtacaattactttcaacagcaccagcatcactgaagcacctcaagatgcagcagtcccagtcgagtgcaacacagcatccaaagttcggagcagcacaacgccaaaaaggaagcgccagagtaggtcccaagtcacgccgctcttggaggcattagaaaaaatgcaagcttcgagagctaagcaagaggaggcagcagtgaaacaactggaggaaagaaaaaaatgggaagaggcaaaggcaaagcggcatgatgagcgcatgcagcgattcgatcggttgatcgacgtactctcaaataaggacgggttataatatgggcaataaacttttataacactagcagtgtctactccatctaatttgttaaaaaaaaacattgcttctagacgcggcaccccacttcgcaaaacatttgcacactgaataaatcgcgaagcaaagatgaacttctagcactgttcctttgcaatgaactctcgcagagactgactgtagcctggcagactgcaatcaaaatctccttcactttcatcattgcccacatcttcttcttggggaagcgttgcaagttcctcaaggaagtccctttcatcgttgcacatgttgtgtagcacacacgcagccataactatatagcagcactgttgcacactttttgcatcaacaaggtagagcctcctaaaacgctgtttaagcaggccgaaggtgttctcaataagcactcgttgttgactgtgtcgtttattgaagctctttttccacgtaggaaaagaacttccattgtccttgaatggggtcatgagccatggcatcagtggatatgcactgtcacccagtatataattgtcttcacattcctgaattgcgcgtgcaaagaaggggctctccctcaggacacgggcgtcgtgaaccgaacctggaaacccaataaacacgttcagcaacttgttcctgtcgtcgcagattccttgcaggattatcgaaggccactttttccggttgaagtaagactgcgtagattcgcttggagtgagtatcccgatgtgtgatccatcgatacagccgatggtgtttcttgggcccttgcctttacttttggcgaggaagccgttctttatgcgggtcacttccgcgctactaggccagcaaattatctcatcgctaatagcgtgtaagaagtgaacgacccgtgtcacacaaacatgaacagacgactcggtaacatcgaatttgtcgcctatggcgtacatagatatttgtgagcctaggtacacaagcgctatgaggcatgttttttcggcactgatttgttggcggccttgcactgcccttgggtagaaggctgaagtcttgaacttggccctgaaactatcaaaagtctccctggacagcctgaagaggcgcttgaattcatactcatggtacctgccgataatgctttcgtacccgggtacacggttggcatcgtcgcgcaccaacgcgcacgcgaccaagatgcacgcatcgtcgtactcatcgtcgcagtcactgcaaacggcaccgctgacggaatcgtcgtcgctgctcgagtccagcaattccatcgcagtcacaagaagtgccatcacggccgtgtattgatcggacaaggcggcggaggcggctattttaggcttacactacaaggtgttctccggcctgcactcacgtcaactcacgccttcgttttggctgtagccgtcgcgcgctagtgtcggctagtgccgaggcgtggttgaggctgcacctgcacttgctcgaccggcgctgcacgctcactgcaccgcttggcaccgctttttctgcacctgcacttttctgaactagtgcaagccaaatcgaagattCCTAAGGTCTCCTGTGGCGTCAGCTTTTGTACgctcgtgcaacagcccagaaaggaggaaaTCCTCTTCTCCTTAAGAAAAGGTCCATGGCCGCTGCTTGCTTTCGCTCTCCGCTAGTTCCACTACCCCTAGCTATccctgcgccgtgctccctaccgggctgcagaaattagggcGGGGGGCAACGTTAAACCAGTTAAGCGTTGGCGTGGAGGTCGTGCCAAGTTGGCGGCGGCGCTCGCCGGGTAAAATCATCAGTGGCGGCGCACCCAGCTCTAACCAACGTTTATAGAACCTGTTCTATAACCGTTTCAAGCGCAGGTTTTATAAACGTTGGCTCTAACCAGTGACCACGCGCGACTCCATGATTGTTCACGTGACAACACCGCTATACCGATGTCGATCCCGTTATAAAGAAAACACTCTCTGAATTATTCTTATTGAACCACAGTTAAACGCTACCTACACTGGTTTTGCGTTTCATCACGGGTTGTTTTGCTTGGTACATACGTCAAACGCCCGTGGTTCCTTACTAATGTTTCCAGCTGTTGTTCCGGTTCTTGACGTCACGGGTGACCATCTTTGTGGTGTTTTGACATAGCAGCAGCGAGTCCGCTGCTTTTTCATTGTGGTTCCTGCGAGGATCGGCGGTGACCCCGAGGTCTGCCGGCCAGAGCTTTCTTTCCTTGTGGCGCAGACCTTAGGCTCGGTAGTATGGCACAGCAACCAACGAGTAGTGCACTACGAGCCCTGGGCCTAGAATTCAAGAGCCTCCAGGAGGAACCCGTTGAAGGTTTTCGGGTAAAACTGGTCAACGATGACAATCTCTTCGAATGGGAAGTGGCCATCTTCGGCCCGCCCGACACGCTCTATGAGGGTGGATATTTCAAGGTGAGCTTGACCGCTACTCAGTGGTCGCCAGCGCTGCTTTGCATCCAATGGGGCTTGCTCCAAGTAGGCCTACGCCACGCTGCATCACGCGTCTCTATTTTTGGGAAGCGCGTCTTTTTGCGAAAGCCCCGCTGTACGGGATTGTGTCAGCTGTGAGCGGTGACGCGATTTGCGTTACAAGGGTGTTGACTGCAGTACAGCGCGGTGTCCTTGCGCTATGAACTGGAAACGGCGGGGCTTTGTTTAGTCGATCTGTGTATGCGTGCACGGCATTAGTGCGTCTGCACGAACGTACCGCATGACCGTCTAAATAAACGGCACGCTGTCTAGCGATGCATATGAATAAAAGCTTCTTGGCATGGTCAAATGCGCAGGCACACATGAAGTTTCCACCAGACTACCCGTACTCTCCTCCAACGGTACGCTTCCTCACCAAAGTTTGGCATCCCAACGTCTACGAAGTAAGTTTCGACCCAATTTCTTGGTTTCTTTCGCTAAGCGTGGTGAACCTGCATATTTGAACAATATGTAATGTCCTTCGTGTACATAAACGAAGACTAACCCGCTTTAGCTGATGACTTTGTGTgcaggtcattttttttttcttctctcatccCTTCCGCTTGTCAACTTTTTTTTCCGATTTTCATCTGTGTGACCTTAGTGGGGTTCTTGTATGTAAACTTCCCCTGGGTAGCGCATCTATTGGCGCTTCGCTCGCCACTTGTCGATCCAGCAAAAGTGTTATAAAACCGGCGCGATAAAGTGTAAACGTTCTGAATGCTGTCTTCGCTACTTCGACGATGCGTGGTTCCGACAGGAGCACGAAGTACTGCTAGGGTGGTTTTCGCGTGAAGCATATTGTGTGAATCTTTTGAACGGACCGTGCGGCTGTCCTGTATACCCTGCCCGACGTTGAGATCTAACTTCTGTGCCCTTGCGCGGTGCTCCCACCGTCCAGCATCCCGGAGCCACGAtagcattaaacaaatataaataaatgaaGTTTGTTGCCATCTTCCTGCGCCAGCTAGCTATTCGAGATAAACGCCGGGTGTTTCATTGCGTTGCCCGTTTACGAAAAAGTACACCGGCGCCCGCCAATCACCTTTAAACGAAAGagctaaaaagaagaaaaaatagcccCAGTGGAGGATTAAAGGGATTATTTTCAGCAGCCCTTTCGAGAGCATGTCTGTGACGCAGGAATCAAACGGGTAAATATTAGGCTCTCTTACCTCTACAATTGAGTCAACCAGTTTTATTATTGCATAACCTATTTAATTACAAAGCCTAAAATATATAGACAAGTGTCTCAAAGCACCAAGTGATGGCAAAGTTTTGCCATAGTTTTTGTGCCGCTGATGGAAAAGCACTACCACGCATTTCGGAACCTGCAATAATGGCACCTCCGAGGGCAATGATAAAAATGGAAGTTATGGTAtggagggggggagggagggggggggcgctTGTCATAAAAATTCCCTACTCTTTTGTCATCTTCTCATCTTCCCTACTCTTTTGTCACTAATTCTCATGGGGAGCAATAACATAAGGGCTGTTCAGGTGTGCCGGAGggtagatttatttatttagaaaattaAGCTGTTCAGGTGTATATCTCTGGCACAGCCCTTTAAGTCCTGGGTGTTCCTGCAGATCATCATAAATGTCTGGCGTTGCTGTTGTAGCTAGGGAACGGATGGGTTTGAGTTGGGCACTTCTTTGATGTTGTCATCTTGCACTTTAAATAATCGTTTGGGTTTATTGTCTAAAAACACCCTTATAATCATGATAGATGCCGCCGTGAAAGTGAgtgagattgactttatttaagcATATCCTGAGGATGCTGAGACGgggacattccgacccttaattcaacctggaggctccggcccgccgcggtggtctagtagctaaggtactccgctgctgacccgcaggtcgcgggttcgattcccggctgcggcggctgcatttccgatggaggcggaaatgttgtaggcccgtgtgctcagatttgggcgcacgttaaagaaccccaggtggtcgaaatttccggagccctccactacggcgtctctcataatcatatggtggttttgggacgttaaaccccacatatcaatcaacctggaggctccgcccaggatggcgctggcagccgaaagCTTGCAGCGATGTCCCaggccctctggaccgcctgtagttgctgcttgtattctttgctcttgagggcttcctgccaagttTCTTGGGTATTTACCTGTGCTGCGctgtgggtagggcacagccaaagCAAGTGTtgaaattgcaatagggatggttgcaaagggagcatgtgggtggtgtgtcggggtcgactctgtgtaaggtggatggtgttatgcACGTATGTGTTTGCAATCATcttagagttagagcttgtgctttgttaagttttgggtgcggtgctgggaaaGCACGTCTTTGTCCctggtaatgtgaagtgatctcgtggtatgcGAGTGCTTTGTCGTGGCAGCAGAGATTCTCGTGCCGCCCACTCCTCGAGGGGTCATTGTCtgcggcgtgtgagctcacgcgccaggctGTTGACCTCTttgttgggattgcagtggtcaagtcccggtaactgtcccatgtgggctgggaaccatgaTACGTAGATTTGGGCTTTCTCTTCTTTAATTAGGATCTTTTTtgcatcgtagtggagggctgtggaaatcACCACAGCCTGGTTGATTCAGAATCTGTTTGATCTGTGGCTGCTAGGCATGTAGAGCTTCTCTCCACTTTGGTATTCCTCTGGAGGGCTGTAAGACTTTCCTACTGAAGGCACTGCACTTTTTCCTGTGGTTGTCCTGACAGAGTCAGCTGCATCATAAGCAAGCTTTGGAAGTTAAAACAGCATGTGCTGTGGTACATAAAATATATATTGCAGCTTCCCTTCGTGTATCCGTATTACAGGTTACGAGGGGAGGGCATGGCTCCTTTCGAAATGTGTATATTCTCCTTCAGGCACGATTTGCGATGCACAGACTACgaatgtgtcaaattcacatagcacaGTTCCAAGGCCTGTTCATACTTCCTGTTCATACTTGTACCCATcctgcatatgtattacatttgttgtatgtttcccaccccttatgtaataccccctctagggggtccttaaggtaataaagtgaagtgaagaggcactcagtattacattacaaaaaataaaatgatgCAATGTATTGTTTTCTGCAACTTTCTTAATATGCAATTAAATATTTAGTTCTTCTGCAGTCAGTCGTGTTCCAgtttgatatgaaaaaaaaaaagaaatcataggGTCCAAATGTGCATGTGCAAGTTGTTTTTCATTGTACTCATTTCGGGAAAAGAAAGGTAGTACTTTTGACCTAGGTCCTGAGGCGTGGCACACAAGACAAATCCGTCGAACATCGCATTACCTTCACCAGAGTGACCAATGACAGTCATACACAGGTCACTGAATTTAAGACATACTGGCCATAGAGAAGGTTCAGTTTATCAAATGAGTCGCGTATCTTGCTCTTTTGTGGCCCCTGCCACCTCAGGGGTATGGATCATAGGCTGCCTGATCCGAAACTAGTTGGTAATTTCTTTCTAGCTTCAATGTCGCCTGTTTCGGTCTGATACACCTAGAGTTTCGTACAATACATACTGGAGGAAACTGTGGCACTAGTGTCTTGGGGAGCTACAATTTGCGACGCTTCAGCCAGcaggggaatgatgggtagcacacaaatttgcctagtcttcgttctTTCAGCTTCATTTGGCTTTGCCTGTGCTCTAGCCACTTTGTTGCAAGAAAAATAAGTGAATGTTCAGCACTTTCACTTTACCACATTAACCTTTTAGTCTCACCAATTCAAATTGGTTTGCGAAGTTCACAATGATTCATTCTTTTATGCATAACaaatgcaaaaacgcaagcataAATGAAGCCACAACTGCGTTCGCAGCCCGCAAACACGGAGACTAgccaaatttgtgtactacccatcattcccatgggggCTGAATGATCAAAGCATCAGAGTCCCGTCTAGTTcatattgagaaactctatggggtACACCTTCAAGGAATATTGACTAGGTCTTTCCTGTATTTCAGCAGCAATTATATCTTTTGTGTCAAGTGCCTGTTACAGTGTCTGTTGTTGACTCAGATGCACTGGTGCAGTCTGTTTATAATATTAGTATATATATTGTGTTCCTGGCACCAGATATTTTCTCGAACTTTGTGGACTTGGTTGTCATTAAAGCTGGAAAGGGTAGGGAAAAGAATGAGTGCTTTCGTGTTGCAACAGGACGCAATACTCTAGGAAAGTTGAACTTGACACGCACAAGGTTTACCACAGTGGCTGAAAGATGCATTCATCATTGAAATGCATATGCAGCATGCCTCTTGTTAGTAACACATCGTTTTGCCATGCTGGCTCATCATGAAAGTTTCACATAACTGGTCTGTGGGATGtgcatgttatatatatatatatataaaggaaagaagtgtatatctaaggtctcgtttttccgtgttttaacacaatattaatgagatctaacagacagtaatgccaagtaatgtacaggggaagttattagaaccaatggaatgtaaataagaagacagaaaagtggatgaaaaaataaccagccgtgagcaggaatcgaacctacgaccttcgaataacgcgttcgatgacgccaagcatgcgcataagtgttttcacactcgtcgtttggcttatagatggcgctgactgtcactcatacttctaaattcacatataaacccaaaaaagtggatggagggaaggccgctgtggtagctcagtggttagagcatcgaacgcgttattcgaaggtcgtaggttcgattcctgctcacggctggttattttttcatccacttttctttcttcttatttacattccattggttctaataacttcccctgtacattacttggcattactgtctgttagatctcattaatatatatatatatatatatatatatatatatatatatatatatatatatatatatagttttttgtGCGAGACTGGTTACAGACACACACGATGGCAGCGAACAGCTATGGTGCCaaaaatgacacacacacacacacacacacacacacacacacacacacacacacatatatatatattctgtgtgCTACACATAGATATTGATAATAAGACTTCGCTTACATTTATGTCAATTGACCAAAAGGATAATTTGCGGCTTGTCCGTTCAGGTTTTCTAGCTTGCTGTAGTGGGTGCTACTTTGTTGGTCTGTTCTGTGACATCACTGTGTTCATGGTGCATGATAAAGCTTGTATTGAAAAATGCTGGTGTATTGGTAGCTACGTAACTTGCATCACGTCATTTGATTTTATGCAGAATGGGGACTTGTGCATCTCTATTCTTCATCCGCCCATTGATGACCCTCAGAGTGGTGAGCTACCGTGTGAACGTTGGAATCCCACACAGAATGTCAGGCAAGTGTTTGACAAACTTGTATTTAACAGATTATGTATATTAACAGCACATTGTGTCTATGACTACACTTCACACAAATCCTTCACATGCACCTTTTTAACTTAACACTAGAGGCACACCTGTGGTGATGGCTTTCCAGTTTGTTTGCTTTGGTTTATGTTCATGGTAGTGCTACTGATATTTCACCATTAGAGTAGCAGTCAAATTGTGGGGAGTCGTGAGCTCTGTAATACTATGCAAACCTATTGTGCGATAATAAATTGACATTTCGTGGGGCTAGATTATGCAATGTGCAGCCACATAACAGCTGTAGATGTGAATTATTTGCACAATTAAAAGCCATCGGAGCACTCACTGGGCCACGTGCTGCAGCAACCTCGATTACCAAATGCATTTTACCTCAGTCCTGTATTGTACTGCTCAAGTGAGCCTTGTAAAAACAAACTTCTATATTGTCATCGCAACATTGATAGATTTATTTTACATGGTCGTCTGTGTGGTCATCATATTGTAGAAATGCAACATCCTAACAGTACAGTCCACGGACTTGTTTGTGGAATGCAGTGGATCTTGGTTTCAGCATGTGTAAAAAGCCAGAACACTGGGTTCACAGCACAAGCATGCAAACAAGTTTTTTTTCCCTAAAAGTAGCATGGAGAGAGTGAAAACAAATTGAATTTTCCTCTTGTGTCTTTACTGTGGAACCAAGCAGGAGTGTGCAGTATTATAGACCAGTTATTAGGCTTAGAAGTGCTGTGGGAGGCTGGCCATCACTGGGTCCTGAAGTGAAAGTTCAACAGTGTCATTATTCTCCTTTTATTTTGCAGGACCATCTTGCTCAGCGTCATCTCACTGTTGAATGAGCCCAACACTTTCTCTCCAGCCAATGTAGATGCCTCGGTCATGTACCGGCGCTGGAAAGACTCGAAGGGTGCAGATAAAGAGTATGAGAACATCATACGGTGAGTCAGCAAAATTTTAACACATCAGAGACCGTTTGGAATAACACTGCATTGTCAAAGCTTGGCAAACGTTGATCTGCATTGGCAAACGGTGATCTATACAACTGAGACTGTAACCATTATTAGCGGAAATAAACTTTTTGTAAGTAGACAAATCAGTTACTGTGAACACTGAGATGTCTAGTACAGCT
Above is a window of Rhipicephalus microplus isolate Deutch F79 chromosome 1, USDA_Rmic, whole genome shotgun sequence DNA encoding:
- the LOC119159766 gene encoding ubiquitin-conjugating enzyme E2 R2 isoform X2, whose protein sequence is MAQQPTSSALRALGLEFKSLQEEPVEGFRVKLVNDDNLFEWEVAIFGPPDTLYEGGYFKAHMKFPPDYPYSPPTVRFLTKVWHPNVYENGDLCISILHPPIDDPQSGELPCERWNPTQNVRTILLSVISLLNEPNTFSPANVDASVMYRRWKDSKGADKEYENIIRKCVADSRLEAEKDGVRIPTTVDDYVVKRQQPKQVETSTDLTDIFYDTTDDDTGD
- the LOC119159766 gene encoding ubiquitin-conjugating enzyme E2 R2 isoform X1, whose translation is MAQQPTSSALRALGLEFKSLQEEPVEGFRVKLVNDDNLFEWEVAIFGPPDTLYEGGYFKAHMKFPPDYPYSPPTVRFLTKVWHPNVYENGDLCISILHPPIDDPQSGELPCERWNPTQNVRTILLSVISLLNEPNTFSPANVDASVMYRRWKDSKGADKEYENIIRKQVSATRLEADRDNVTVPTTIDEYCVKHRQKVTDDSAMSAEADMTDFYDDDYDDDLEDDEEDEEVEEEEDAGRGDGHQVGRRSTGPPHYKDDDDSGNGES